In Castor canadensis chromosome 6, mCasCan1.hap1v2, whole genome shotgun sequence, the genomic window ACAAGATAGTAATTAGCTATGCGTTTTTCAATTATGACCCTAGATGTGAAAATAAAGTCATATGCCTGAAATAGGAGAAACTAGGATATTAAGACATAAAAAATGAAACTTACCAGTGTTAGAGTCTCAGGATGTGAAGTCAATTCATCCCCAACGTGAACTAAGGCCCCAGGAGAACTACTGCAAACTACGTCTTGAGTGGAATGCAAGGGCGCACTACATTTTAGGAAATTTAACTCTGCTTTTCCGGTTTGCGCAACGCACAGATTATAGGAATAAGGCAAAGTCCCCTGGGTGTAGTCGAGAGAAACCCCTGGTCTACTCTTAGAACAGAGACCAGACTGCAAGCAGCCCCAGGAAGCCCGACTGGAGGAGTGTCGCAGGCGAAGGGCGATGGCTAGAGTCACAGCGAGGAGGAAGAGCACAGAAATAAAGGCTAAGGCCACTACAAGGTAAAACTGCAGCTCAGCCTGGGGGTCAGAGGGGACAGAATGATCGGTGAGGTCTGGCAGTGCCTCCTGCAGGCTATCGGCGAATACCAGAAGCAGCGTGGCGGTAGCTGAAAGGGGTGGTACCCCACCGTCTTTAACAGTTACTAGAAGGCGCTGGCGGGCAGCGTCCTTGTCGCCCAGGGCACGCGCAGTGCGCACCTCGCCGGTGCGTAGCCCTAGGCTGAAGAGCCCGGGATCGCTGGCCTGCAGCACGTGGTAGGACAGCCAGGCATTGTGTCCCGAGTCAGCATCTACTGCCACCACTTTTGTGATTAGGTAGCCGGGCTCTGCGGCGCGTGGCACCATATCGAAGAGCGCGGAGCCATCGGGCCCCAGCGCAGGATACAGCACTCTAGGCGCGTTGTCATTGCGGTCCCCCACCAACACACGCAGGCTCACGTTGGTGCTGAGCGCGGGTGAGCCCTGGTCGCGGGCCTGCAGCGTCAGTAGGAAGGAGCGAAGCTGCTCGTGGTCGAAGGCGCGCTGTGCGAACACCACCCCGCTGAGAGCGCTCACGGATACGTAGGAGGACAGCGCCCTTGGCTCCAGGTCACTGGCTACGATGGAGTAGGAGACTTGACCATTAGGTCCGAGGTCCGGGTCAGAGGCGCTAACTTGCGCGATGGAGGCTCCAGGAGGGTTGTTTTCAGCCACATGGACCATGTAAGAGGCCTGGTTGAAAACTGGAGGATTATCATTGACGTCAGTGATGTGAAGGGTGATAACTGTCCTGGAAGAAAGGGGCGGTTTGCCTTTGTCCGTGGCGGTGATGGTGACATTGTACTCTGGGTCCTGCTCTCGGTCTAAAGTTCTATCTGTCACTAACTTGTAATAATTATTAGAAGAAGAATAGATCTTGAAAGGAAGGTCTCTTTCTATATCACACTTGACTTCTCCATTTCCTCCGAAATCCCGGTCCCGCGTTTTGAAGAGGGCAATAACCATTCCTGGAGGAGAATCCTCCAAAATCTCATCAGAAAGAGAAGTGATGATTATTTCTGGGCTGTTGTCGTTTTCATCTAGGATTTCTATGACGACCTTACACTGGGTAGAAAGACCACCTCCATCCTTGGCTTCCACTTCCATAGTGTATCGTTCTACATCTTCATAATCCAATGACTGGTTATTAGTAATCATACCTGTTTTCTCATCCAATGAGAACATGTGTCTTGTGCTCTGGGCAGTGCTTCGGAAGTAGTAGTTTATCTCTGCATTGATCCCCTCATCCTTATCAGTGGCTGTTACTTGCAACACCAGGGATCCTGGGGGTAAACTCTCACTCACACTGATTCTGTATTCATCTTTGCTGAACACCGGGGAGTTGTCATTGGTGTcctttataaatatttctatttgagTGGTGGCACTTCGTGGAGGGTCCCCTCCGTCCAACGCAGTCAGTATCAAGCGATGAGAGCTCTGTTCTTCCCTGTCTAGGGGTTTCTCGAGAGATAACTCTGGAAATTTGCCACCATCGGAATTCACTCTAACCATCAATGAGAAATAAGGGTTAGGGCTTATCTGATAGTCTTTAATTGAGTTTAAATTTATGTCGGGGTCAGTAGCAGGGTCAAGGGATATTCGGGCACCAACGGATACAGATTCAATAATTTCtaaatgtatttcctttttatCGAATTGAGGAGCATGGTCATTAATATCCTCAATCATCACAAcgatatgaaaaatatttaaagggttTTCCACCACGGCTTCCAACTGCAACTCACATCTTCTTCTCGTTTTGCATATCTGCTCGCGGTCTATACGGTCCTTCACAAGTAAGTCCCCGCTGTCCGCGTCCACGCTGAAGTGCAGCTTCTCTGCGCTAACTCGCAGCTTCCGAGCCGCCACATCCAGCACGCTGAGCCCTAAGTCCTTGGCGAGGTTCCCCACCACCGAACCCCTGGGCAGCTCCTCGGGAATGGAGTAGCGGATGGGCTCGCAGAGCGCGGGATAGAACAAAGGCAGCAGGAAGGGCAACAGTACCTGGCCGCGGCGGGTGCGGGGCTTCTGCGCGCAGCTCCCTCCCATGGCTCGCTCCCTGGCTCGCTGGCTCGCTCGGGTTTTCACCGGGTCGCTGCCTTCAGGGTTGGAGACAGTGCGGTCTACCGCAGCGGAAGAGCATTCGGGTCCAGGATCAGCGCAGCCCAGTGTCGGGGCTGGAAACCCTTGTGTGTGGCCTCTGCGAGTGAGCGGGTTTCCTTCTGCGTGTGGTGGTGGCTGCGCAGGAAATTCCAGACTAGAGGCTGAGGGATCCCGGGCGTAGGCGCTTGCTCTGCACTGGCCGACAGCGGCGCCCAGAGGCTCCGTGTGGAACTGCAGCCTGGCTTGTTTGGAAATCTTTATTCCAAAATGTGTATATGGCTCTTTGAAAATGCAGTCATGAATTAGCTGCAAATTTTAATCTCACCATGGAATTACAGTAGGTATTTACATagtgtttaaaaagaatttattacGGATAATATCAAACTTAGCAACAGGGAGTATTGTGCATTATATTGTGAACCTTCACATTCAGATAAACCAGCTTCAACAACAGCCAACAATAGGCCAATCTTCCTTTAGTATATACTGTACTCCCCAACCGCTCTGAGGTGAATCCAAAATGTAGCATTTCAATCAACCCTTTTCTTTAAGATAAGGCGTTAAGTTCTATGTTCTATAATCTGTCACTGATGTACAATATCTCCTACATAGTTCAAGAAAACTAGGAGTCAGCATTTTTCACACACTTCCCAGTCACCCATCCAGATACCCTTGTGTTCTGGTCTTAAAGGCTAGTGATATTTTTGTTGTATAGAGTAGTAGCTATTTACCATACATCAGTATGTATGTTATTATATTTTTcccaaattaacattttaatatttataaatgctaAGTATAAAGATTGCTTCCCAaaacagaaatttcaaataaCACTTTTCTTACTGCACCATTAAAAATATGACCCTGAGAGATACTTTACTTTTTTCCTACTCGCTTAAGGAAAAAACACTTgttttgtgtgtgatactggagtttgaacctggggccttgcacaAGTGTGCTACCATTGAGCCAAACCCCCGCCATTAAAGAatgtttgaaatataaaatgtatatatatagcaTAATGGATTTCCAGACACATTAGACCTTATTTTCTTATaagtaaaacaacagaaatttgaagAATGATGAAGACAAAAATCATTATTTCCACACAAATGCCACTAGTCATTAATATACCTATGGATCACATGTTTAGAATAGAATTTTGAGTCAACTTCAAAGCTTATTTTCAGACTGAAATGTCATTTGTTACCTGAAAATTGATATTATGTCTAAAATCACATTAAATAATGCATTACTTTTCCTGATAGTTAAAAgctactaaaatattttatagtctCCCTCATTTCTCCTGAGAATATTTCCTTAACTTATTCCCATACCCAGGTTCATTTCTAGTCTTAAAGTTTGGGAAACTGAATCAGAAATAATAATTAATTCCCTTAATTTTGTCCTTACATGGTGTTCAATCTTAGCAACTTCTCCACAGCAAGTTTATACTGTAGGAAAGAAGACTGTCATGCTATTTCTATAATCTGACATTATAGAATTAGGAAATTCAAGTCTTTGATGATATGATCATAAAGAATACTACAATTCTCAcccaccaaagggaaaaaatgctTTGCTAGAGTTTGGAAATGGATTGTTGAAGTTTGTAtcttgaaaagattttaaaatacaaatataaacttGCAATCTGAAAAACAACAGCTTAAGGGGGTGTTTTCCTGTCCTAAAAATAGACAAGTGGAAGCAGTAACTCTGGGTTTTCAGTTGTTCCTCTCAGAAAAAGGCATTTACTTTGTTATTAATTTGCCCCTACAAAACAGTATCACTGTAGAAATGGTTTTAGGAGTAAGAATTTTACAGTGGAGGATTGGAGATACCAATAATCAATATACTTCAGGAAGAGAAATCCAATTGAGAGTTAGTAGTGAATTGTAACCAACCGAGCAACCCACTCAGGATAATGAAAGTCGCCCAATGCTGAATGTTTTCCACTGACATTAGGTTGATATGAGAAAGTGAAATTTGTATCAACGATGTAACTAATAAATCCCTCCTTTAGATGTTGGGGGTGAAGGACAGGCTCAGTGAAAACTTAAGTGAGAAATATATTCATATCAATTTATGCTACCTGAAGTAGGAACACTACTTAGAAAGCTAATTGtcacaaataataaagaaaaaatagaactcACAGGAACCAAAGGAGTGTCTTCAATAGGACACCTGGAATCAACTGAACCACCCAAAGGCTCGCTTTTCTCACAGCTCTCTTGACTGATGAGCATGTCTGCATAGTTTGGCTGGGGGAAGATCAGGTGGCTCTTCCCAGAGTCAGCTGTGAGGGAAAACTCCTGGGAATAGGTCTGTAGGAAAGCCTGCACCCCATCCATACCCACAAAGTGTGAGGTGGGTACACCAGTCAACCTGCCACTTGTAGACTGCAGTAGATGTGAGGCATGCCAGCGCTGCAACCTGAGCGCCAGCAGCACAAGAACAAAGGCCAGAAACACACAGGAGACCACAGCTACTGCTACCACCAGATAGAGTGTGAGGTCTGAATCCTCAGGATGGGCGGGGGTCTCAATGCTGCCCAAGTCTGCCAGGACATCAGGGATGCTGTCTGCCACAGCAATGGTGAGTGTGACAGTGGCAGAGAGAGGAGGCTGGCCATGGTCCTGCACAGCTACCACGAGACTCTGCTTGAGGGCATCTCTGTCCTGCAGGGCCCTTGCTGTGCGCACCTCACCTGTGTGCAGCCCCACCAAGAAAAGTCCTGGCTCACTGGCTTTGAGCAGGCGGTAGGACAGCCAGGCATTTTGTCCTGAGTCTTTGTCCACTGCCACCACCTTGGTAACCAGGTATCCAGGCTCTGCGGAGCGGGGTGCCAGCTCCACACCTGTGGAGCCATCTGTTGGGAGGGCAGGGTATAGGATCCTGGGAGCATTGTCATTCTGATCCAGCAGGAACAGACTCAGTGACACATTGTTGTTGAGTGGTGGGTTCCCATTATCACTTGCCTTCACTTGCATTTGCAGATTACGAAACTGCTCATAGTCAAAGGATTGCAGTGTATAGAGCACGCCAGTGTCAGAGTTAATGGAGACATAGGAGGATAGCGGTGCCCCCTGGATGGTGTCCTCCACCAAGGAGAAGATGATCCTAGCATTCTCATTGCTATCAG contains:
- the LOC109681333 gene encoding protocadherin gamma-B6 isoform X17, with protein sequence MGGSCAQKPRTRRGQVLLPFLLPLFYPALCEPIRYSIPEELPRGSVVGNLAKDLGLSVLDVAARKLRVSAEKLHFSVDADSGDLLVKDRIDREQICKTRRRCELQLEAVVENPLNIFHIVVMIEDINDHAPQFDKKEIHLEIIESVSVGARISLDPATDPDINLNSIKDYQISPNPYFSLMVRVNSDGGKFPELSLEKPLDREEQSSHRLILTALDGGDPPRSATTQIEIFIKDTNDNSPVFSKDEYRISVSESLPPGSLVLQVTATDKDEGINAEINYYFRSTAQSTRHMFSLDEKTGMITNNQSLDYEDVERYTMEVEAKDGGGLSTQCKVVIEILDENDNSPEIIITSLSDEILEDSPPGMVIALFKTRDRDFGGNGEVKCDIERDLPFKIYSSSNNYYKLVTDRTLDREQDPEYNVTITATDKGKPPLSSRTVITLHITDVNDNPPVFNQASYMVHVAENNPPGASIAQVSASDPDLGPNGQVSYSIVASDLEPRALSSYVSVSALSGVVFAQRAFDHEQLRSFLLTLQARDQGSPALSTNVSLRVLVGDRNDNAPRVLYPALGPDGSALFDMVPRAAEPGYLITKVVAVDADSGHNAWLSYHVLQASDPGLFSLGLRTGEVRTARALGDKDAARQRLLVTVKDGGVPPLSATATLLLVFADSLQEALPDLTDHSVPSDPQAELQFYLVVALAFISVLFLLAVTLAIALRLRHSSSRASWGCLQSGLCSKSRPGVSLDYTQGTLPYSYNLCVAQTGKAELNFLKCSAPLHSTQDVVCSSSPGALVHVGDELTSHPETLTLQAPPNTDWRFSQAQRPGTSGSQNGDETGTWPNNQFDTEMLQAMILASASEAADGSSTLGGGAGTMGLSARYGPQFTLQHVPDYRQNVYIPGSNATLTNAAGKRDGKTPAGGNGNKKKSGKKEKK